In a single window of the bacterium genome:
- a CDS encoding PTS sugar transporter subunit IIA, translating to MRKIFDMISLDRIKIIDASDKNSALLEIVDLLAKADSVKDGAEVKKAIFDREKILSTSIGLGIAIPHVRLESVTEMTIAIGVSKKGVDYDAFDDQLVHIIIMIASPLGTHREYLSVLAKIALLLKNSALRESLLKAETPEDIHMALKGH from the coding sequence ATGAGAAAAATTTTCGATATGATATCGCTGGATCGTATCAAAATTATCGATGCTTCCGATAAGAACTCTGCCCTTCTGGAGATTGTCGATCTTCTCGCGAAAGCAGACAGCGTTAAAGACGGTGCTGAAGTAAAGAAAGCAATTTTTGACCGTGAGAAAATCCTCAGTACGAGTATAGGTCTCGGTATTGCAATACCACATGTGCGGCTCGAGAGTGTCACGGAGATGACCATCGCCATAGGTGTCAGCAAGAAGGGTGTGGATTATGATGCTTTTGATGATCAGCTCGTTCATATTATTATCATGATCGCATCGCCGCTTGGAACGCACCGTGAGTATCTGAGCGTGCTTGCAAAAATCGCGCTGCTCCTGAAAAATTCCGCCCTTCGGGAAAGCCTGCTCAAAGCCGAAACTCCTGAAGATATCCATATGGCGCTGAAGGGACATTGA
- a CDS encoding cation:proton antiporter — MNVLLYLAEAFFIAYLMRMSATRLKIPSVSGYVVGGVILGGSLFFWIPGGRDFTGRWLYSEKILDSFQVINEIALAIISLSIGAELEWKRLRSLGKSIVFIGFCEALAAFVVVSAVTYVIWKDASLSFVLGAVSSATAPAATVSVIQQYRAKGPLTSTVLAVVGLDDAISFIIFAFALAIAKGNLAGERIDVMVGLVNPVIEIVFSLTIGIAVSFLASKIISITKDQDNLLFILTAVILLVAGIASRFNVSELLANMACGAVLVNVYPFLKNRIRASFSNFMPIFYALFFIIGGAHLNVFSFPSIWFLSLVYFVCRAAGKFSGAFAGAVWGRALPQVQKLVGFTLLPQVGAAVALALVVQQEFGRGKYGDTGITLAQKTINVLLITTLFTEFIGPYLTKISLIKAREVRE; from the coding sequence GTGAATGTGCTGCTGTATCTCGCCGAGGCTTTTTTTATAGCCTATCTCATGAGGATGAGTGCGACCCGGTTAAAAATACCGTCGGTCTCCGGTTATGTTGTCGGCGGTGTTATTCTTGGTGGATCGTTGTTTTTCTGGATTCCCGGAGGACGTGATTTTACCGGACGGTGGCTTTATTCGGAAAAGATTCTGGATAGTTTTCAGGTCATCAATGAAATTGCTCTTGCCATTATCTCTCTTTCAATCGGCGCCGAGCTTGAATGGAAACGATTAAGAAGCCTGGGGAAGAGTATAGTTTTTATCGGATTTTGCGAGGCATTGGCAGCGTTTGTTGTGGTGTCGGCTGTTACGTATGTCATCTGGAAAGATGCTTCGCTTTCATTCGTTCTTGGAGCGGTATCGTCAGCCACCGCACCTGCGGCGACAGTTTCGGTTATTCAGCAATACCGTGCCAAAGGGCCCCTCACCAGCACGGTGCTTGCGGTGGTGGGACTCGATGATGCGATTTCTTTCATCATATTTGCGTTTGCCCTTGCAATTGCAAAAGGGAATTTGGCGGGTGAGCGCATCGATGTAATGGTGGGGCTTGTTAATCCGGTTATTGAGATTGTTTTTTCATTGACTATCGGAATTGCCGTCAGTTTTCTGGCCTCAAAAATTATCAGTATCACAAAAGATCAGGACAACCTTTTATTCATCCTCACCGCCGTAATTCTTCTCGTCGCCGGAATCGCTTCCAGGTTTAATGTTTCGGAACTGCTCGCGAATATGGCCTGCGGCGCGGTTCTCGTGAATGTATACCCTTTTCTTAAAAACAGGATCAGGGCGAGCTTTTCCAACTTCATGCCCATATTCTATGCGCTGTTTTTCATTATCGGCGGTGCCCATCTCAATGTTTTCAGCTTCCCTTCGATCTGGTTTTTATCACTCGTATACTTCGTGTGCAGGGCTGCCGGGAAGTTTTCCGGGGCTTTTGCCGGGGCAGTCTGGGGGAGGGCGCTTCCCCAGGTACAAAAATTGGTAGGATTTACCCTCCTGCCGCAGGTCGGCGCGGCTGTGGCTCTTGCGCTTGTTGTCCAGCAGGAATTCGGCAGGGGAAAATATGGCGACACCGGCATTACGCTTGCACAGAAAACAATAAATGTTTTACTCATTACCACGCTTTTTACAGAATTTATTGGCCCTTATTTGACTAAAATTTCCCTAATAAAAGCTAGGGAGGTTAGAGAGTGA
- a CDS encoding PTS sugar transporter subunit IIA: MKKEAVSICNDSPDKETALYMIIDLVCTTYNISFTEEITSAIMERENKLSTGIGLGIAVPHCRNDRLKTAVSAAILFPSGIEYNSVDGQPVRLVILIISPTDDVRGHIACLSSISHAVSDEDTRQKLINSSSADRLYEYLVSIE, translated from the coding sequence ATGAAAAAAGAGGCTGTATCAATATGCAATGATTCTCCTGACAAGGAAACAGCCCTTTATATGATAATCGATCTGGTCTGTACGACATATAATATTTCATTCACGGAAGAAATAACTTCCGCAATAATGGAACGCGAGAATAAACTTTCGACAGGAATCGGGCTGGGAATTGCAGTCCCGCACTGCCGCAACGACCGTCTGAAAACTGCGGTCAGCGCCGCGATACTTTTCCCGTCCGGGATCGAATATAACTCCGTCGATGGTCAGCCGGTCAGGCTGGTGATTCTCATTATTTCTCCAACCGATGATGTGCGGGGACATATTGCCTGTCTTTCCTCCATATCCCATGCGGTATCCGATGAAGACACTCGCCAGAAGCTTATCAATTCCTCCAGTGCAGACAGGCTTTATGAGTATCTTGTGTCGATTGAATGA
- a CDS encoding sodium/solute symporter (Members of the Solute:Sodium Symporter (SSS), TC 2.A.21 as described in tcdb.org, catalyze solute:Na+ symport. Known solutes for members of the family include sugars, amino acids, nucleosides, inositols, vitamins, urea or anions, depending on the system.), whose translation MSWILALAYFVFLIWIGIAASRKIKNFEGYIVAGRDLGFWIFTILVIASCMSGMSILGSSGLGYIAGWPTLWEQIFVPLSCALTILLFGSKLHRISMRNKYLTLQDYLVHRYESPRLVRGISGFAVFTVSLIYLVGQYTAVGITLQRVIGISYTWAVVVGAVIVTFYVFLGGLYAVSWTTLIQGIILILGVLFVTPVIIYKAGGLTHINETLKSIDPHMVNIFFPQVHPPYAPYGFMTPIYTISFALLLSLGLAAAPHVINNVLAARKNSYFKWSPLAAFGIYVVIFYLIKIAGFAARTMVADGIISLPTGVANPQDFCFIVAVEHSFGPFFWTFFGMIVLAAVMSTTDRLLLTIGSSFAWDIYRNLFKRDTSDAGVIKVSRIVVFVAAVLSVFLALNPPKLLAWLIWMGIGIMLSVFVTPILAGLFWKRATKTGAVWSMIIGLSGAIIFGYIDRFMVRLPFHFSFIPFIMSVLTMVVVSYCSRRTSETVLGETETGMWF comes from the coding sequence ATGTCATGGATTCTGGCGCTGGCCTATTTTGTTTTTCTTATCTGGATCGGTATCGCAGCGTCACGGAAGATTAAAAATTTCGAGGGATATATAGTTGCCGGGAGAGACCTGGGATTCTGGATTTTTACAATTCTTGTCATTGCTTCCTGCATGAGTGGAATGAGTATTCTCGGATCTTCCGGTCTCGGGTACATTGCCGGCTGGCCGACACTCTGGGAGCAGATTTTTGTCCCCTTGAGCTGCGCTCTTACCATTCTTTTATTCGGGTCAAAACTGCACCGCATCTCTATGCGGAATAAATATCTCACGCTCCAGGATTATCTCGTCCACCGCTACGAAAGTCCGCGGCTTGTGCGGGGTATCAGCGGTTTTGCCGTTTTTACCGTTTCGCTTATCTATCTCGTGGGGCAATATACGGCGGTGGGAATAACCCTCCAAAGAGTCATCGGCATTTCCTATACATGGGCCGTGGTTGTCGGCGCGGTGATCGTTACATTCTATGTTTTTTTGGGAGGGCTGTATGCGGTAAGCTGGACAACGCTGATACAGGGTATTATACTCATTCTCGGTGTATTGTTTGTCACACCGGTCATTATTTACAAAGCCGGCGGACTGACCCATATCAATGAAACCCTCAAGTCCATCGATCCCCATATGGTAAATATTTTTTTCCCGCAGGTTCATCCGCCGTATGCGCCGTACGGATTCATGACACCCATCTATACAATATCGTTTGCCCTGCTTCTGTCGCTGGGACTTGCGGCAGCTCCTCATGTAATCAACAATGTACTTGCGGCACGAAAAAACTCATATTTTAAATGGTCACCGCTGGCGGCTTTTGGAATATATGTTGTTATATTTTATCTGATTAAGATTGCAGGTTTCGCTGCAAGAACCATGGTGGCCGATGGGATTATTTCACTTCCGACCGGAGTTGCAAATCCCCAGGACTTCTGTTTTATTGTTGCTGTCGAGCACAGTTTCGGGCCTTTTTTCTGGACATTTTTCGGTATGATTGTTCTTGCCGCTGTTATGTCGACGACCGACAGGCTGCTTCTGACCATCGGTTCTTCCTTCGCCTGGGATATATACCGTAATCTGTTCAAACGTGACACCTCCGATGCCGGTGTTATCAAGGTCAGCAGAATAGTGGTATTCGTTGCGGCTGTTTTATCGGTGTTTCTTGCCCTCAATCCTCCGAAACTGCTTGCATGGCTGATCTGGATGGGTATAGGAATCATGCTCTCCGTATTTGTCACACCCATTCTGGCGGGTTTGTTCTGGAAGAGGGCAACGAAAACGGGTGCCGTCTGGAGTATGATAATCGGATTATCGGGCGCGATAATTTTCGGGTATATCGATAGATTTATGGTACGGCTGCCATTTCATTTCAGCTTTATTCCCTTTATCATGTCCGTTCTGACAATGGTTGTCGTGAGCTATTGTTCGCGGCGTACATCGGAAACAGTGCTTGGAGAAACTGAAACCGGTATGTGGTTCTGA
- a CDS encoding amidohydrolase, whose protein sequence is MSKLKFFDCNCSVGRVAYPYILDIHDAAGLKREMETAGIEEALVFHTVARDADPPLGNRLLHEAIEGTEGLHPCWIILPHHTGEMSPPPQLLKEMEEKGVRAVRMYPTNNFHSFSMADWTVGDLLNALEEARVPLMLDIEIVWWETIQSILEKHPRLPVIATNVSYRHNRFSYPLFERYKNLHVETSRYMGAGTIRDVVERFGPRPILFGSNMPQYTGTAVVPMITYADISREDKEAIAGGTLRTLLQEALT, encoded by the coding sequence ATGTCAAAATTGAAATTTTTCGATTGCAACTGCTCGGTCGGACGAGTTGCCTATCCGTATATCCTCGATATTCATGATGCCGCAGGACTCAAACGTGAAATGGAGACAGCGGGTATCGAGGAAGCACTCGTCTTCCACACAGTTGCCCGTGATGCCGACCCCCCGCTTGGAAACCGGCTCCTTCATGAGGCCATTGAAGGGACGGAAGGCCTGCACCCATGCTGGATAATCCTCCCGCATCACACGGGAGAGATGTCTCCTCCTCCGCAGCTTCTTAAAGAAATGGAAGAAAAGGGTGTACGGGCTGTCAGAATGTATCCGACAAATAATTTCCACAGTTTTTCCATGGCCGACTGGACTGTCGGTGATCTTTTAAATGCTCTCGAAGAGGCTCGTGTCCCCCTTATGCTCGATATCGAGATAGTCTGGTGGGAGACCATACAGTCAATTCTGGAAAAACATCCCCGGCTCCCGGTTATTGCAACGAATGTCAGCTACCGTCATAACCGTTTTTCCTATCCTCTGTTCGAGCGTTATAAAAACCTCCATGTCGAGACATCACGGTATATGGGTGCGGGAACCATACGGGATGTGGTGGAGCGGTTCGGGCCGCGCCCCATCCTTTTCGGCAGCAACATGCCCCAGTATACCGGTACGGCTGTTGTACCGATGATAACCTATGCCGATATTTCACGCGAGGACAAGGAAGCCATCGCCGGCGGAACACTGAGAACTCTTTTACAGGAGGCCCTGACATGA
- a CDS encoding amidohydrolase family protein, with the protein MTEYFERVHEGLPITDMEIIDLHAHLGPYFNMHIPLCDADSMVHMMDMVGIDKTVISANPGISVDLVLGNTMTIDAIRSHRGRLYGACIVNGNYPELSIEELDRCFSVEKDMLLIKIHPVLAKCKMDDRRMRSIYEYASARKLFILVHVWLDNDPYGSQEQFVNMAREYPEVNWIMGHSGGPYGTPHGIDLAGNIPNIFFDLTLSMCPARQVEYLVKTVGADRVLFGTDNPFIDPRPQIGRLFLAEISNEDRMKIVGGNARKYFRFD; encoded by the coding sequence ATGACTGAATATTTTGAACGTGTTCATGAAGGACTTCCCATTACCGATATGGAAATTATCGACCTTCATGCCCATCTCGGCCCTTATTTCAACATGCACATTCCTCTGTGCGACGCTGACAGCATGGTTCATATGATGGATATGGTCGGAATCGATAAGACAGTGATTTCCGCTAATCCGGGGATTTCCGTCGATCTGGTTCTCGGTAACACCATGACGATTGATGCAATACGCTCGCACCGCGGCCGTCTCTACGGCGCCTGTATTGTAAACGGTAATTATCCTGAGCTTTCCATCGAGGAGCTCGACCGGTGTTTCAGCGTGGAAAAGGATATGCTCCTCATCAAGATTCATCCCGTCCTTGCAAAATGCAAGATGGACGACCGGAGGATGAGGAGTATCTATGAGTATGCTTCGGCGCGCAAGCTCTTCATCCTCGTGCATGTATGGCTCGACAACGATCCGTACGGGAGTCAGGAGCAGTTTGTCAACATGGCCAGGGAATACCCTGAGGTAAACTGGATCATGGGCCATTCCGGCGGGCCATATGGTACTCCGCATGGGATAGATCTTGCCGGGAACATTCCCAATATCTTTTTTGATCTCACGCTCTCGATGTGTCCGGCCAGACAGGTCGAATATCTTGTTAAAACGGTCGGAGCCGACCGTGTGCTTTTCGGGACTGACAATCCCTTCATCGATCCCAGGCCGCAGATTGGAAGACTGTTTCTGGCCGAAATATCGAACGAGGACAGGATGAAGATTGTCGGAGGAAATGCACGAAAATATTTCAGATTCGATTAA
- a CDS encoding HD-GYP domain-containing protein, whose translation MAIKKIDIGKLKSGMVLADNVYGEIKGNKVLLMAKNTLISNDGQVRRLIDGNIKFVEIDTDRGADTFLSLTQQKKWDDVVKETKDVKTVDQLLSRHISNFINSVTTTIMKTHTSRLYINEEPVSSIIKEMIIFVENHTDILLAMIRLKSLNEYTFNHSINTTVLCISIANSLGFKYNDIVRFATGTFLADVGMSSYPSKMVSRPSGLAKKEIEEIQKHPAYAVEFLKKNGIDDPLIEAIILQHHERFDGSGYPYGLKDEEIHPISKLFAIADVYVAMTSSRPHRPGIPPHMVLGEIHKMSGTLFDPKMKDYFIKHVGVYPAGNMVELTSGNVAIVVSQNKSDPLRPLVIVFQKARKLSASSAGISAQRDLLSIKRGAWELVDLSTDDGRFGKIVRGVDHRKYNININSYLIQV comes from the coding sequence GTGGCCATTAAAAAGATTGATATCGGGAAACTTAAATCCGGGATGGTGCTTGCCGATAATGTTTACGGTGAGATTAAAGGTAATAAAGTCCTTTTAATGGCAAAAAATACCTTGATTTCAAATGACGGTCAGGTCCGGCGCCTTATCGACGGTAATATCAAGTTTGTCGAAATTGATACCGACAGAGGTGCCGATACCTTTCTTTCCCTGACCCAGCAGAAAAAATGGGACGATGTCGTTAAAGAAACAAAAGATGTCAAAACAGTCGATCAGCTCCTCTCGCGTCACATTTCCAACTTTATCAATTCAGTTACCACAACAATCATGAAAACCCATACTTCGCGGTTGTACATCAATGAAGAGCCGGTATCTTCGATTATCAAGGAGATGATTATTTTCGTCGAAAACCATACCGACATACTTCTTGCAATGATACGGCTGAAATCCTTGAATGAATATACATTTAATCATTCCATCAATACAACCGTTTTATGTATCTCCATCGCCAATTCACTCGGTTTCAAATACAACGACATCGTACGGTTTGCCACAGGGACTTTCCTTGCGGATGTCGGTATGTCGAGCTATCCTTCAAAGATGGTTTCAAGGCCATCGGGTCTTGCGAAAAAAGAAATAGAAGAGATTCAGAAACATCCGGCATATGCGGTGGAATTCCTGAAAAAAAACGGAATCGACGATCCACTCATAGAAGCGATTATTCTTCAGCACCATGAGCGTTTTGACGGTTCCGGGTATCCCTACGGGCTCAAGGATGAGGAAATACATCCTATTTCCAAGCTTTTCGCAATTGCCGATGTGTATGTCGCCATGACTTCTTCACGGCCGCACAGACCGGGAATACCGCCGCATATGGTTTTAGGAGAGATTCACAAGATGTCCGGAACCCTTTTCGATCCCAAGATGAAAGATTACTTCATCAAACATGTTGGCGTTTACCCGGCGGGAAATATGGTCGAATTGACAAGCGGAAATGTCGCGATTGTGGTTTCACAGAATAAATCAGATCCTCTCAGACCGCTGGTAATAGTATTCCAGAAAGCCAGAAAGCTTTCGGCATCTTCTGCCGGGATTTCCGCTCAACGTGACCTGCTTTCAATCAAACGGGGTGCATGGGAGCTCGTCGATCTCAGCACGGATGACGGCAGATTCGGAAAAATCGTGCGCGGAGTCGATCACCGTAAGTACAATATCAACATAAATTCATATCTCATACAGGTATAA